A single genomic interval of Desulfobacterales bacterium harbors:
- a CDS encoding heavy metal-associated domain-containing protein encodes MTKSIITIPNISCGHCVHAIQSELVEMKGIISVSGDPANKKIEVQWSAPASLEAIKMLLKKINYPAAAD; translated from the coding sequence ATGACCAAATCAATTATCACCATTCCCAATATTTCTTGCGGACACTGTGTTCATGCCATTCAAAGCGAGCTCGTTGAAATGAAGGGAATCATCAGCGTATCCGGTGATCCTGCGAACAAAAAGATTGAGGTGCAATGGTCCGCGCCGGCCTCCTTAGAGGCGATTAAAATGCTGCTTAAAAAAATAAACTACCCGGCGGCAGCTGATTAG